TATCAACATGGCTACATCCATAGAAATGCTAATGACACTTTTAGTTTCCTGGTTGTTGTGAAAGATTAAGGACCCTTTTTTAACTTTATCGTGATGTCCTGGTTTTGCTTGCTCTACAGCCAACACACTACATATTCCAGATTTTGTTATATATGTCTTCCCATCTTTCTGTTTTCAAATTCAAGTGTGAGCTGTGCTAAGATTCAACATATTAACAGTGAGATGGTTGGAGTAATTTGACCCATGAAAAAGTAGAATAAATATCCACTGTAATGTAATTGTGCAGTATGCTTTAGAAAATGCGCAGCAGAAGTGTAAAACGTTCAGTCTTTTAAACATTTCTAAATCTGGGTCGGTGCCTCCTGATGTTTATATGATGAAACcagggtgtctgtgtgtgtggggtggggtggggtcgGGGAGGGGGGGTACAGAGCACCAGAGTGTACTTCATGATGCTCGAAAGATTTTAATAAGCACACAAACAGATGTTTTCACTGCTTTGTCGAGCCTGGACCTTTCATGTTGCTTTTACCCTCAGCCTTGCCCTTTGGTTGGTCACTGTGGAAAatacaaaacattgtaaaataatCACAGTTCGAAAGCTAAATTAACTGCAGTATCATAACATCACAATATACTTAAAGAAGCATGCTGTATGTGTCTGCTATCAGTGTGTTTGTCATTTGATCCTGAACTGCACATTCTGGCCTGTCTTCAACACCACATGGGGTCTGAGCGTGTTTATACTGACCTGTGCTCCGACTCAGGACCAGTGAGGGCTGCCCAGTGAACGCCACGAAGTCGGGGCTCCTCCAGACGAGACATTGGGTCAGACGGGTGAAACTTGGACACCTCCTGCTGCCACTCATCGTCAAAAGTTTGTGCTTCAGCTGGGGGGCGGAGGATCAGGATCATGTTAGGGAATATTCTGTCTGTGAACTGATGGCCTAGAAATGTTGTGTTCAACCGGCTGGTCTACTTAACAAGTCTAAGTTTATCTATCATTGTAATGGTGTCTTGGTTTTTTAATACTGTGAATCATGGTTCATAATTCAATTGACACAATTAGAATGATCTCTGGAATAGCTCCAGTCACATTTTTAAGTAGTGCAACAAATATGGCTGGACCCTTTACATTTATGGAACAACCATGCTTAGCTACTGCAACAACTCGATAAAGAAGCAACATTTGGGTAGTTGAGGGCAGACTATCGGGGAATGGAAACTGTCtcaaggcaaaaaaaacaaacaaacactttaacATACATTCATCCATATTCTGAAAGTCCTGGTTGAACTCCTTCCCTCCGGTTTTCTTGTTGAATTTCTTCTCAACAACGTGTCCCCTGTCCTGGATGTGGTGACCAATGGACATCTTTTCCAGACCACTCTCAGAGTCTTTAACTGCTTCCCGGGTCTCCTTGATCTGGtgataaaacattattaaaaccCATCAATTGGTCCATGAAAAATGGGTGAATGAATAcgttttagttagatgcctggaataaggtctgtggttaacacaagctgaagagattttaacattttgttctacgatataaaatatgtcagtaaatatcccattGGTGAATTTTGAAATTTATATacgtcttaaaaaaggcggttgctaacaagtggctaaatgagactacaaaacgtcatcacgccaactagtctgcctttacagcctcgttgtgtatactgtGGCTGagatgtagtttgtttatagcctaacgttaactttttacttctcGCAATTGCATTCACgctcataaacgtttgtttgcctcAGAGCTTATCTTGTGCagtaatccaaaatccaaaggaaaaaccccattggctttttgtcaagggaaccagggcgtCATATGCCGCTATGAGAAAAGTTTGCTTGCAATAATGTTCTCACATGGAAAGGCCAGAGGGAAGTTATCACCATGATCACTCTTCTACAGAAGGATTTACATCTCTGAGCGCAGTGTACTGAACTGTGGTCTAATGTACTGTGATATGATGTAGTAACACATCTGATGGGGTGCTTACCCCTCCAGGGGCACGACGTGTCGATGAGCTCGACTGGAAGACCTTGGGAGGCTCATTTCCAACCTTTGAATATGTCATGACTGATGAGGAGCTGAACGAGTGGGTGTTTGAATCTGTGGACATGTTCTCctgaaacagacaaacacacaccgtTAAGCAGCTACAGTTTATGCGCCACAACAGTCTGAGAAAAGCAGCGAAACAAAAAAGGAGACAACACAAAAAATCATTAAACTCACGACGTTCCTGTGCATGTCCTGCATCCTGTTTCTCATGTTGGACATCATGTTGTCGAACATGCCTAATGGGTTACTATTCATGTCCTGCACCAACACAAAAGGAAAAGAACAGTCATAAAAGGCCAGAAGAGTTGAATGGCTGGGCCACACGGTCGATGGCATTATCAGCTCATAAACAACTCCGTCATGTGTACAAACAAAATCGCACACAGTACAGAGAGCTAAATGTGTCTTACATGTGTGCCATCTGGGACACTGTAGCCAGGACATTCACATTTTATCACCTCACCATGTGACCTAGTAATATTACAAAACTAGAAACCAAGTCCAGCATGCAAATATGTATATCTTTATTTAATAAAGGttggatttattgcaggacaaAAAATCTTGCTTGTAATAAGACCATGTAAActgtttaatttaaataaaaaaacacatcactgcctttataataaaaatgtaaagcaCCTCATATAACTAGATTGTAACTCAAAAATTCTTCTTAGTTCTTAGGACCCAGTGCATgttcacatttattttcctaTTAAATATATGCATAAAGTTTCTGTAGGTCACAGTTGAGGTACCACCTTTGcctcaagtctcaagtctttgacTCAAGTCAGTCATGCATGTCGCAGTAAGATGCCATCAATCAGCATGCATACAAAATGTGTTCTCATTAGATATTCTGTTAGGGTACAGCCACAAAAACGAAAGACAGGTAGACACTGCAGATCGCTATGGTTTCATACTTGTAATGTAAAAGCAGCTAAAGAGATAACCGTTATCTTGTCAAAGGAACAACGGTGAAGATGTTGCAGTTAAGAACAGCAGCCTTATTAGATTTTGCAAACCTCAGAAAGCAACTCACTAGTCATTCCACATAATGGTCACAGTGTTTCCACAAGAATTATTTTTTAACTGTGGCAGtggtgtgtgtgctttttttgAGGTGTGTAATGACCGATTAGTTAGTTGTGGGTTGCATTCAAAATATTCCCTAAATTCTGCAAATTATTTCGTATTCtctaattattttataatacTAAATCTCCAATAAGTGTGTAAGGaacgccattcactgtttcaaggcagcaacaacaacagttgcagctgttatctcattcgttgcgctttgaaaggtcagcagaCAGCAAGGTCAgtgttgaaataatttgaacgCAACGCTCGGTGGCAATTTTGAGTGGTGCTTCACGCCAAGGATAGCGCTTCTGCTTAGTCGGGCGGCACCGCTctccccataggaaaacaaCGGCACAGCAAACGCAGAGCAATTTAACTGCTGATCATGAGTGGGCGGCTTAAGAAGCGAGCAACAGGTTCaggttaaagggacagtgtgtagggttcagcggcatctagtggtgtggttgcagattgcaaccgactgagtacccctccgtttACTCTtccatttccaagactgcggtagcGTGAGCCGACGGGTGTAAAACTGTAGTAACGCCGTTCgcggacctgctccctatgtagatatgaagggttcattctaagatagcaaaaacacgattcttagtttcaggtgataatacGCTAAACTAgataatgaatattatattccccTTCTGCTAATCCCTTGAAATGCTACACAGTGGCCCTTTAAACTATACTGTAACTGAGTTAAAATGATTGCTGGCAATATGATTATGAGAAATAACGCAATCTTGTGCATGTGGATTTGCGTGATGGTGTAAATTTGGAGTGAATGTAGAGGAAAACACTGTGAACTCTTTCCTGACCACTTATAGTCACCATAATGGGCAGAATCAGTTATGAAGTTAGAGCATGCACTTAAAAGTACTTCAATGAGAAACTCATATGACAGTGCAGTTGATCAGCAGATTGATATACTGACCGTGTTGTCAATACTGCCAAAGggcaacaatgaccggctcataTCCTGAGGAGTCAAACAATATCAGTTTAGCAACATAGCACAGTATTGTATAGCatgttacacacacatacacaggttCACGCACATAAAtctttgcagaccttttgcaTGTTTGTAGAGGTTGTTGCCAGAAAGCTGTTAGGTTGTCTTACATCGGTCACTAAGCCCTTGACACAGAGCTCTCCCCACAGCCTAAAGCACAACCCTCCAAGGCCATGAACCTTCTGGGAGTGAGGAGGGAGCGGCCTGCAGCCTTCAGTCAGACCCTGGCCTCTGTTCTCTGCGCCAAAACCGCAGGTGTTTATGACCCCGCGGCCCTGGATAAGCATCTCAACAGCCGCCGCTATGCGAGTGTGTGTATTTTCTGGGGGTGTGATGCACAGGGGTATTGTGCGTAATCAGTGGGGTGTTGAATGACTTGTGTTCCATGTGTAATTGGGTCGCATTGCCAGAGATTAGCGTGGGTTTAACACTGAAACTGAGCTTCATTCTAGGAAGGCTGGATGGACCAGTCAGGACAGGGATCTAACAGGGGTCAAAGAGTCCAAGGCTGCTCTCTCAGCTCTTTTCAAATGTCAAGCTGATGTAAAACGCTCCTGACTAGTATCTATGAAGCCTCACAGCCAATTTTATCCCAGAGTGGCATCTATGAACTAATAAATGCCAGTTACATATCTGCCAGCATTATATTTAGACCGGGGTTGAGCAGAGGGTGCGAGATAAGGAACGTAGACCCGTTGgtctttaacacattattttagGCTGTCTGGACTACTGCAGATTGACATTCGCTTTTCCATCTCTCTCAATCTGATATTGAACTGCCACTGTGCCCTCTGAGGCAGGCCTCAACTGGGGGAGCTATGAGTTACGCCGTCAGGGACATGTGCTGTAGATATGATTCATACTTAAAAGGGAAAGTGAGTGTTTGTGCTGCAAATGCATAACATCTAAGAAGTGGTGCATCACCAGGGGAGTTAAGAGGTATTTTGTTAAATGTATGCTCTAGAAGAGCACAGAGAAGGTAAGGAGGCACTGAATCTGGTTGTGGGACTGGGGTGTTTtcagagctgctgtgtgtgaaTGAGGGGTGTAATTTTTGTGCCACAGCAGGAGGAAAATAGGACTTAAATGGCATAAATCTACAACAAATACGATATCAGATCTACCTAGTCTTAACATAGTCCTAGCACCACCAGTCACACCAGtataaaccatagactgtatataagaagtggacgtagtctccgtgacgtcacccattggcttgtggactgccgttttgaaaccgttttttggccgtcgccatcttagtcttttgcaaccagaagtgacacgagaaggcggagctaagtacaaccgaactgaataagacatttttaggcgaccgaaaaggttataattaactttcttgaactgaaaacagactgtgaaagggttaaagttgtaggacaaaaacacggacaactcgcAGACTGGACAACACTGTGGAAgaaacctgtcaatcacaaggtagccacgccttaaagcagaccctgctttatggtctatctgactctaaatgggaccataatttactgaatgaacatcatgctgtattgaagaagacttgaaactagcgattgagaccataaactcatgtttacaatgtttactgaggtaataaatcaagtgagaagtagggtcattttctcatagacttctatacaatcagacttctttttgcaaccagaggagtcgccccctgctggctattagaaagaatgctagtttaaaacacttcagcattggcttcacttttcagcccCAGAGGTTGCTCACTGGTATAAATCACAGAATCAAAGAAAGTACATCTAACTTATAATGATGCTTGATTGTCATTTTGCGGTAGTTTTATAAATTAGAAGAGCAcgcggagagcgcagacctccgcctaAGGCCATGCCCTATCTTGCAATgtaaatgaaagtgaaaaataatttgtgtataCGCCCCATGATtcacccttccaccaagttttaTGAAAATCGGGCCAGTGGTTTTTCCGggatcctgctgacaaacaaattgaaaacataacctcctcgGCGGACAAGTGTCCTGATGAACAAGTGCTTTGAAAGGTGATATGAATCAGGTAGTGGATATTGGCAAGAAACAAGGAAATATGGGAACTCATAGCAGCCTTGGAAGGTGAGATGGGACTTATTTTCCTATTGCGAATCTGAAGCTTAGCGAGTTAATACAAGAAGTAAAAGCCTTCCAGCAGTATGCGAccaatgtgcgtgtgtgtatttgcatgcCAGCGTGTCTGTGTCAGTTTGCATGCTGTGACTGTGTGTAATTGTGCTTGTGTTTTaatactgcatgtgtgtgtgtgtttatgtatgtatgtatttatgtgtgcaCATTTGTGCCTGTGATATCGGAGAGCAGAATGAGCGCGAGCTGTCTGTCATCTAGCTGCTAATGCACCAGCACTGCCAAGGCACGTTCTGCCAAACAGATGGACCAAAAGAGCAACAATGAGAAAACAGAGTGTCCATGAAATCCGCAGACATGATGCCTTTCCAAAGCCAACAACACAGCACCCAGAGCTCCAGCCCTCTGACCACTGCTGGGCACCACAAGACTGCTCCTCATCTTCACATAAATGAGTGCGTGTGTGGGAGTTAGAGAGCAGAGTTGTGTGATGTAAACTGTGGATCCTTATGGTAATTCAGTTAACCTTAATTCCATGTATCTTACCAGACAGTAGGTATTCTGTTTATTGTTCGTGACAAACAAAGCAGTCTAGGGATCGGGAGTCTATGGAAATATTCATAGATCTCACATCTGCATCTCCTATCCAAATGTCTGTGCATgaatcaagtaaaaaaaaaagatcctttCACATGGTCCTTCTCAATATCGTAGAGACATCATAAGTGATTATTTTGCTAATTGCAATTGCTGCAACTTGTGATCCAGCTCAGCAGAAAAACTAACACCTCATAATATCCTGTTGTTCCTCAAAAAACTCAACTTTCATACTTATACGTAAACAATATCTTGTCAACAACTGACGGACAAGTCAAACAACATTTGAAACatatacaaaaaacagtatattACTCCTATTATTAGATTCGATAATTTGTTTGGATTGACACTTGGCAGTGTAGCTCCATTTCACCCACTGTCACCGATGACATTAGTCAAGTCCTCAGAGCTCCTCCTCAGCTGGCATTAGCTAGTGAATGGCATGATGCTAATAAAGAGAAAGCAGGCTGCTGGCTATTGAGGTCATGCAGGCTTCTGATGAAAGTCATTATCAAGGATAAATATACAGGCTCTCATGAGATAGCGGGATTAAAGCAGGTGACAGGGACTAAGATTGATTTAGCAGGGATATATAAGCAGTACAGTGGCTGATTTGGGAAAGGTGAACGGGTGCAAAACGTAGCAGATAAAACTATCCCCCTTCTCAGCTAGCCTTTTCATTACTATGCTGCACAAATAACAtcaaaatgtactgaaacaaaCAGTTATTGAAAATGTTTCTTATTACAAATACTGAATCGCCACAGCTTTTACAGCCTTATCCTTAGGTAGTATAAcagaagtagggctgcaactagcgattattttcattgttgattaatcgattggttgtttggtctataaaatgtcagaaaatggtgaaacatgtcgatcggtgtttctcaaagcccaagatgacgttctcaaatgtcttgttttgtccacaacttaaagatattcCGTTTACTGTCAAAGATgagaaaagaaaccagaaaatattcacatttaagaagctggaattacagatttttttctttttttttattaaaaaatgactcgattaatcgattatccaAATAGTCGACGAATAATTGAATAATTTACAACGGAACAGAAGTGTATGGTTCAAAGATTTATGGGTAAGCAGTAATATTTGAAGATAAACTATACTGGGCCAGCTAGAATGATATCAAAATAAACTGTTATTTCTAGCAGCAGTAGCTCATCTCAGCAGAGTAAAGCAGAATTCTCTGGGGTCCTATTGGTTTGAGTGTTAAAGAAGTCTGTGAGCGTATTCGCAAGAAAGCAGTGTGTCAGTGGAACAATGCACTATAAATAGGGCTCCTCAGGGCTAGATATAACtgtccagagaggccaaggggGTTGCCCTTCTACTAAACCAGAGACTCACATGGCCCCATACCTCAGTGAGTGGTGCTCCAGTTACGCTGCCAGTGGCCAGCTTCCACTATAACCTTAGTAAACTTAGCGCTTCCTCCAAATGCTAATCTTCTGCTATGAGCAGTGGACAAGGAGGGTCATGAGGCCTAATTAATTGTATGAGCGAACTGCTGAAGCAGAGGCTTCATCCTTCATCCCACATAGACCCAAATCATATGTATGTAGGTTAGTCAGTCATGTGCCTGTACACACATATGGATACAGGAATACACTGGTATTGCCtatcacttaaaggtcccatattatgctcattttcaggttcatacttgtattttgtgtttctactagaacatgttaacatactgtaatgttaaaaaaaaactttattttcctcataatgtctgcctgaatatgcctgtatttaccctctgtctgaaatgctctgttttagcggattttgacggaattgcaacagaattagATGGCTAGGCAAccgcttgggtccatgtgtacttcctgtcagctgatgacattcacatacactgcaaccaagaataaactgggacacatttagaatgtttacgtttaaaattgtgtcaaaggtctaaatattgtatattcatgACATCACgtatgggcagaaatcctgacagcttgtttcaaatgcagagtttctgaatacgagctgtgtgtatttccctgtggattgagtgtttcgatactttcacagtatttatataggacttaagcctgctttataatagcaaaacatgaaaatctcacttttttataatataggaCCTTTAAGTCCACAAGTACACAAACCACTCATAATTGTAAAAGGAGTTCTTCTTGAAATGCATGTTCTCACCCTGTGTTCGCCCCTCAGCGCCAGGGATGAGCTTGGATGTTCCGCCATGTCACGACCACGGTTTCTCCCATCCATTATACTGGGCATTGTTTGCCCGCCGTATGGCTCAGAGAAGCTACGCATCATCTGCCGCATATGTTCCCTGTGAGCCCGGAAAGGATCCctatgtcagagagagagagagagaggaagacaaagTGAATCTCAACTTCCACTAAGAAAAGTCTAAGCAAATCTGCAAAGTTTATGTTGAGGACTGCAAACCACGATACAGGTTTCCTggagaggaaaaataaaatatctctACACCTGACACTGTACTTCCTCTATCACCTATGCCATCTTGGAGACCATTACAGATATATTCTTCAATGAACACATTCAAATAAGAAACACCCCTAAGGTCAAGTGTGGACACACTAACTCAGCTGGTGTTCACTCATGCAATAAGTCAAAGTGACTGGAGGCacacagtatgtatgtatgtagatagttattaaaatgtataaatatttcAATCACTTTCTCCAAATTGTACTGGAAATTATGTCACTAGTACATGGAGGCCACAAAATAATGCTCAACTATACATAACCAGAGGGAAAGCAGCAGAATTTGAATCTGCTGTGTGTTGCTGAGTGTTGTTGTtgaaattgttgtgtttttttttgttcttcttttttgaggtatttatttattttgtcttatcttttattttctttgttttctttgttagatatgtgaaatacatgaaatgtcatgtccctctttt
The Sebastes fasciatus isolate fSebFas1 chromosome 7, fSebFas1.pri, whole genome shotgun sequence genome window above contains:
- the mlf1 gene encoding myeloid leukemia factor 1, with the protein product MFNSNRGEFDEDPFFSDPFRAHREHMRQMMRSFSEPYGGQTMPSIMDGRNRGRDMAEHPSSSLALRGEHRDMNSNPLGMFDNMMSNMRNRMQDMHRNVENMSTDSNTHSFSSSSVMTYSKVGNEPPKVFQSSSSTRRAPGGIKETREAVKDSESGLEKMSIGHHIQDRGHVVEKKFNKKTGGKEFNQDFQNMDESEAQTFDDEWQQEVSKFHPSDPMSRLEEPRLRGVHWAALTGPESEHSDQPKGKAEGKSNMKGPGSTKQ